One part of the Caproiciproducens sp. CPB-2 genome encodes these proteins:
- a CDS encoding Crp/Fnr family transcriptional regulator, with protein MKLIKKQNKYCLLLAQSFLFNGIEKGVAEAAFQNSEFSCMEYEAGEKIYTRSNYKKSLGIVFSGVVKAMKPENENLIMNTFYSGGIFGVACLFNNSRRYVSEIIAVKKSRVLFLSQQLLHELFENHTRIAENYISYLSDRICFLNSRIDNFTGGTAVCRLATFLLSLSAQNEYSLVLELPCTLTQLANTLNIGRASLYRAFDDLSDTGVITREGRKVTINQIERLRSGQFDDES; from the coding sequence ATGAAACTGATTAAAAAGCAAAACAAATACTGTCTGCTGTTGGCACAGAGTTTTCTGTTCAATGGGATTGAGAAGGGCGTAGCGGAAGCCGCTTTTCAAAACAGCGAATTCAGCTGCATGGAATACGAAGCCGGTGAGAAAATATACACCAGAAGCAATTATAAAAAAAGCCTGGGAATCGTTTTTTCCGGGGTCGTAAAGGCCATGAAGCCGGAAAACGAAAACCTGATTATGAATACCTTTTATTCGGGAGGAATTTTTGGGGTCGCCTGCCTTTTTAACAACTCGCGCCGGTATGTCTCCGAGATTATCGCTGTCAAGAAAAGCCGCGTTTTGTTTTTGTCCCAGCAGCTTCTGCATGAGCTTTTCGAGAATCATACAAGGATTGCTGAGAATTACATCAGCTATCTGTCGGATCGGATCTGTTTCTTAAATAGCAGGATTGACAATTTTACCGGGGGAACTGCTGTTTGCCGCCTGGCGACGTTTCTTCTTTCTCTGTCCGCCCAGAATGAATATTCCCTTGTATTGGAACTGCCGTGTACGCTGACGCAGCTTGCCAATACGCTGAACATCGGACGCGCTTCCCTGTACCGCGCTTTCGATGATTTATCCGATACAGGCGTCATCACCCGCGAAGGAAGAAAGGTGACAATCAATCAGATTGAGCGGCTGCGGTCCGGTCAGTTTGATGATGAATCATAA